A genomic segment from Amphiprion ocellaris isolate individual 3 ecotype Okinawa chromosome 17, ASM2253959v1, whole genome shotgun sequence encodes:
- the LOC111577471 gene encoding nucleus accumbens-associated protein 2 — protein MSQLLHVEIPNFGATVLGSLNEQRLLGHYCDVSILVKGQAFKAHRAVLAASSLYFRDLFSSSTKTQFELPSSVTPACFEQILTFCYTGKLTMAASEQLVVMYTAGYLQIQHIVERGMDLMFKANSPHCDSQTAGSLEETGSEPQSPCNNGNGLAVAALLGTPGWSPSLLMPQRKIKLEGGDPTPLTVPSTQSKISSSELGSRLARAGSLFYTTAGGTPIPGMPPFHLQVASGGGAGGGAGGERSSPGASSLPTTDSPTSYQNEDEEFEEEPYDGITEEAYSHLYGRSANPYGIQDKPEMAAVPLALENRNCVLIRRDLVALPASLISQIGYRCHPKLYTEGDPGEKLELVAGTQVFMTRGQLMNCHLCAGIKHKVLLRRLLATFFDRNTLANSCGTGIRSSTSDPSRKPLDSRVLNAVKLYCQNFNPNFKESEMNVIAADMCTNARRVRKRWLPKIKSMLPDGMEVYRAGMGMGAAVGLGLALSAPQSGVPLPFEPDFKTLEQRLYPDRKDPLRTHPPLTEGSPGSGAAGAEAEGEGEGVVQEEQEEDEDEGGLEGVDGSLGAPTLIPGAEAGNCGDTPLEPEVESFGQGLRVNGQ, from the exons ATGTCCCAGCTGCTCCATGTGGAGATCCCGAACTTTGGAGCCACAGTTCTGGGCTCCCTTAATGAGCAGCGCCTGCTGGGACACTACTGTGATGTATCCATTCTGGTCAAAG GTCAGGCTTTCAAAGCCCACCGGGCCGTTTTGGCTGCCAGCAGCCTCTACTTTCGTGACCTCTTCAGCAGCTCTACCAAGACCCAGTTTGAGTTGCCTTCCTCAGTCACACCTGCTTGCTTTGAGCAGATCCTCACTTTCTGCTATACAGGGAAGCTAACAATGGCAGCTAGTGAACAGCTGGTGGTCATGTACACAGCTGGCTACCTCCAAATTCAGCATATAGTTGAAAGAGGCATGGACCTAATGTTTAAGGCAAACTCACCTCACTGTGACTCACAAACAGCAGGATCCTTAGAAGAAACAGGATCTGAGCCACAGAGTCCCTGTAATAATGGAAACGGCCTTGCAGTCGCCGCCCTTTTGGGGACCCCGGGCTGGTCTCCATCCCTGCTCATGCCGCAACGCAAGATTAAACTCGAAGGGGGTGATCCAACACCCCTGACAGTACCCTCAACACAAAGCAAGATTTCGTCTTCGGAGCTGGGGAGTCGGCTGGCGAGGGCCGGTTCGCTGTTCTACACGACGGCCGGAGGGACCCCCATCCCCGGGATGCCTCCTTTCCACCTTCAAGTGGCCAGTGGAggtggagcaggaggaggagcaggcgGTGAAAGGTCCAGTCCTGGAGCGTCTAGTCTGCCCACCACTGACAGTCCCACGTCCTACCAGAACGAAGATGAGGAGTTTGAGGAAGAGCCCTATGATGGGATCACTGAGGAGGCCTACAGTCATCTCTATGGACGTTCAGCTAACCCCTATGGAA TTCAGGACAAGCCAGAGATGGCAGCGGTGCCCTTGGCCTTGGAGAACCGCAACTGCGTGCTGATCCGCAGGGACCTGGTGGCGCTGCCTGCAAGCCTCATAAGCCAGATAGGCTACCGCTGCCACCCTAAGCTCTACACTGAGGGGGACCCTGGGGAGAAGCTGGAATTGGTAGCTG GTACACAGGTGTTCATGACTCGAGGCCAACTGATGAACTGTCATCTGTGTGCCGGAATCAAACACAAAGTCTTGCTCCgccgtctgttagcaacgttcTTTGATAG AAACACTTTAGCCAATAGCTGTGGGACAGGCATCCGTTCCTCTACTAGTGACCCCAGTAGGAAACCCCTGGACAGCAGGGTCCTCAACGCTGTCAAAC TCTACTgtcaaaatttcaaccctaaCTTCAAGGAGAGTGAAATGAATGTGATTGCTGCTGACATGTGCACAAATGCGAGGCGTGTCCGCAAGCGATGGTTGCCCAAGATCAAGTCCATGCTGCCCGATGGCATGGAGGTGTACCGTGCAGGGATGGGCATGGGTGCTGCTGTAGGCCTGGGCCTCGCTCTGAGTGCCCCTCAGTCAGGGGTTCCCCTTCCCTTCGAGCCTGACTTCAAGACCTTAGAGCAAAGGTTGTATCCAGATCGCAAGGACCCTCTCAGGACTCACCCACCGCTGACAGAAGGTAGCCCCGGGTCTGGGGCGGCTGGAGCAGAGGCTGAAGGTGAAGGTGAAGGAGTAGTccaagaggagcaggaggaagatgaagatgaaggtgggTTGGAGGGTGTAGACGGATCACTGGGGGCGCCGACTTTGATCCCGGGAGCCGAGGCGGGCAACTGTGGCGACACGCCACTTGAGCCGGAAGTGGAAAGTTTTGGACAAGGTCTGAGGGTGAACGGACAGTGA